Proteins encoded in a region of the Drosophila gunungcola strain Sukarami chromosome 3L unlocalized genomic scaffold, Dgunungcola_SK_2 000005F, whole genome shotgun sequence genome:
- the LOC128259187 gene encoding protein split ends isoform X1 yields the protein MASLGGQHENISNNPEVENTSKRSESREGSAERKAHALAPEKISNCSAGATLHWFAQVGGQIGAKEDDSQASKDREEKLKYARDRQNEERHRKIEELRAQAEAAQRYREQKEEERRRRIEEIRVRDTEKRHQVEERKKAIFEAEKERREYILKKNQERESRIEVKRRDRNSIGFAFGSSTPRLLDVPADYGLVSPSAFWGQRRSTSISNVAGASLSRRSSERELADSGAKKRASSSTDRQDDHRRKSSSMYEVFNWGYSNDEPPKRFSLSIAGSEINIDGPANPNPPPTSNKQTANAHRPTNLTTTTATSTSTAGHNNFNNHNSYRKEDSVDTSPMVFRSVYRRKTDLMPTIPSPRDGHYGSRSSLSTTPARTPGRAYSMNRLDQLAQPIRRNGEHMRAILERERRERELEMLDETASLGGGGRRGTAAARARRAGSAGSGSSTAAGIMSRSMTHLAGGGGGQRERGKYSLGGGISTSFRPLASGAGGQRDSTSKSMTQISSWSVYGSTAPPNHQMHHLRQSTLGLQTAATKKYLQSSFASASASSFNSASFRANWATGRGQQQQYAISTNPHRFLDLDPNSLLLMNSASLLVNAGSRSGNATPGGHFNSSRPGSAMSTSTNMSTSGLVPRRPATAPRKPRPASIAGTGMSLEEINKLKRDQKPPVKTTAASPSAQTTPKRTANLMSTSLIVTSSSSRLSSAEKKTPSKREPPVPKAASASKALPSRTASSERISRLSKEPKTKDNSAMTRSMIVTSSSSTTTTTKAAPAPAPAPAPVPVSAPAPEQNGMAKEVLLEKTAAEEPVPEAAPVPIEAPVAVPSVSKAEKEALNSEKTEEVVRQVEEEQTLLVEPVPEALIASINVEEKSDEGTEKETAKAQEQAAPKKPSRSKENSEVRELTPPEGADLMTASMMAKKITTEEEAKAALAERRRLAREEAERQAELERQRLEAERLAEIKAQEEEAERQRLFEEESTRLAEEQRRGEEERLRKAIEEAQQREEEEKRKREDEEKQRVEREEAEKKAKEEAEKQRVEVAERLKREEKEREERRKRVEAIMLRTRKGGAATTPSKDANDKAAPAASAPENNSSSNSSVSGSSNNSAEGSPSTADSTPAPTATETETVQEPPNSQAMYEQSVLDKENSLINSFSTMIIDENAKNLQQVSNGKLLVDFEGTNTVPAVANGNGHIENVNNKNDINLLQDAVGPVATQLIDLSIESQDLHLNNNNSLLTSTAATTTLVTADSHENKDISLL from the exons ATGGCGAGTCTTGGGGGTCAACACGAAAATATTTCGAATAATCCAGAAG TGGAAAACACATCCAAGCGATCCGAAAGTCGCGAGGGCAGTGCCGAGCGAAAAG CCCACGCACTCGCACCTGAAAAGATTTCAAACTGCAGCGCCGGCGCAACCTTGCATTGGTTCGCCCAGGTGGGCGGTCAAATCGGCGCTAAAGAAGACGACTCTCAAG CGTCCAAAGACCGCGAGGAGAAGCTGAAATATGCCCGCGATCGACAAAATGAGGAGCGGCACCGAAAGATCGAGGAGCTGCGCGCCCAAGCGGAGGCCGCCCAGCGGTATCGCGAACAAAAGGAGGAGGAGCGCCGACGGCGGATCGAGGAGATCCGCGTCCGGGACACAGAGAAGCGCCACCAGGTGGAGGAGCGCAAAAAGGCCATCTTCGAGGCCGAAAAGGAGCGTCGCGAGTATATTCTCAAAAAGAATCAG GAACGCGAATCCCGGATAGAAGTCAAAAGGCGGGACAGAAACTCAATCGGCTTCGCTTTTGGCTCCTCGACTCCCCGCCTGCTGGATGTGCCCGCGGATTATGGTCTGGTATCGCCCAGTGCCTTTTGGGGTCAGCGGAG ATCCACATCTATATCGAACGTAGCGGGCGCCTCGCTCTCACGTCGAAGTTCAGAGCGTGAACTTGCCGACAGTGGTGCTAAGAAGCGTGCCTCCTCCTCGACGGACAGACAAGATG ATCACCGACGCAAGTCTTCCTCCATGTACGAGGTGTTCAATTGGGGCTATTCCAATGACGAGCCGCCCAAGCGGTTCTCGCTCTCCATCGCCGGCAGCGAGATAAATATCGATGGGCCGGCCAATCCCAATCCGCCGCCCActtcaaacaaacaaacagccaACGCGCACAGACCTACAAATCTCACAACAACCACAGCAACAAGCACCTCAACTGCAGGCCACAACAACTTTAACAACCATAACTCGTATCGTAAGG AAGATAGCGTTGACACATCACCCATGGTGTTCCGAAGCGTTTACCGCAGGAAAACGGACCTCATGCCGACAATACCCAGCCCCCGAGACGGGCACTATGGTTCGCGCAGCTCCCTGAGCACCACGCCGGCCAGAACCCCAG GACGGGCGTACTCGATGAACCGCTTGGACCAGCTGGCGCAGCCGATTCGCCGGAACGGGGAGCACATGCGGGCCATCCTGGAGCGGGAGCGGCGCGAGCGGGAGCTGGAGATGCTGGACGAGACCGCCTCGCTGGGCGGCGGTGGGCGACGCGGCACGGCGGCGGCTCGAGCCCGTCGGGCGGGAAGCGCCGGTAGCGGCAGCTCCACTGCCGCCGGCATCATGTCCCGCAGCATGACCCATCTGgccggaggaggaggtggccaGCGGGAACGCGGAAAGTACTCGCTGGGCGGCGGAATCTCGACCAGCTTCCGACCGCTGGCCAGCGGAGCCGGCGGTCAGCGGGACTCCACCAGTAAGAGCATGACACAGATTAGCAGTTGGTCGGTTTATGGCAGCACAgcaccacccaaccaccaAATGCACCACCTGCGCCAGTCCACACTCGGCCTGCAAACTGCGGCAACTAAGAAATACCTCCAGTCATCATTTGCCTCAGCCTCAGCCTCATCCTTCAACTCTGCATCCTTCCGCGCGAACTGGGCGACTGGGcgtggccagcagcagcaatatgCGATCTCTACTAACCCCCACCGTTTTCTCGATCTCGATCCCAACTCATTGTTGCTCATGAACTCTGCTAGTTTGTTAGTGAATGCAG GCTCGCGATCGGGAAATGCCACGCCCGGCGGACACTTCAATAGCTCAAGGCCCGGCAGCGCCATGTCCACATCGACGAACATGTCCACATCCGGGCTGGTGCCCAGGCGACCGGCCACGGCGCCCCGGAAACCGAGGCCCGCCAGCATCGCCGGAACGGGCATGTCACTCGAGG AGATCAACAAACTGAAGAGGGATCAAAAGCCGCCCGTGAAGACGACAGCCGCCTCGCCATCCGCACAAACGACACCCAAACGAACTGCAAACCTGATGTCCACCTCCCTGATCGTGACCTCCAGCTCATCGCGGCTGAGCAGTGCCGAGAAGAAGACGCCTTCAAAGCGG GAACCTCCGGTGCCCAAGGCGGCATCCGCTTCCAAGGCTCTGCCAAGTCGCACGGCCAGTTCGGAGCGCATCAGCCGGCTCAGCAAGGAGCCGAAAACCAAGGACAACTCTGCGATGACCAGGTCCATGATTGTCACCAGCAGCAGTTCCACCACAACCACCACAAAAGCGGCTCCTGCACCTGCACCTGCACCGGCACCCGTACCCGTTTCCGCCCCTGCTCCCGAGCAGAATGGCATGGCCAAGGAGGTGCTGCTTGAGAAGACGGCCGCAGAGGAGCCAGTTCCTGAGGCAGCACCAGTTCCTATCGAGGCTCCCGTTGCCGTTCCTTCGGTAAGCAAGGCCGAGAAGGAGGCTCTGAACTCGGAGAAAACGGAAGAAGTGGTGCGCcaggtggaggaggagcaaACTTTATTAGTGGAACCCGTGCCGGAGGCTCTGATAGCCTCAATTAATGTAGAGGAAAAGTCGGACGAGGGCACCGAAAAGGAGACAGCCAAGGCCCAGGAGCAGGCAGCGCCCAAGAAACCGTCGCGCAGCAAGGAGAACTCCGAGGTGCGGGAGCTGACGCCGCCGGAGGGCGCCGATCTGATGACCGCATCGATGATGGCCAAGAAGATCACGACCGAGGAGGAGGCCAAGGCCGCTTTGGCCGAGAGACGACGCCTGGCCCGCGAGGAGGCCGAACGACAGGCGGAATTAGAGCGCCAACGACTGGAAGCTGAACGCCTGGCAGAGATCAAGgcccaggaggaggaggccgaGCGCCAGCGCCTGTTCGAGGAGGAGTCCACTCGCCTGGCCGAGGAACAGCGCCGCGGCGAGGAGGAGCGTCTGCGCAAGGCCATCGAG GAAGCCCAGCAgcgcgaggaggaggagaaacGCAAGCGCGAGGATGAGGAGAAGCAGCGCGTGGAGCGCGAGGAGGCCGAGAAGAAGGCCAAGGAGGAGGCGGAGAAGCAGCGCGTCGAGGTGGCCGAGCGGCTCAAGCGGGAGGAGAAGGAGCGCGAGGAGCGCCGCAAGCGGGTGGAGGCCATCATGCTGCGCACCCGCAAGGGAGGAGCTGCCACCACACCCTCCAAG GACGCTAACGACAAGGCCGCTCCTGCCGCATCAGCTCCGGAGAAcaatagcagcagcaacagcagcgtcagtggcagcagcaacaactcgGCGGAGGGCTCGCCCAGCACTGCGGATTCCACGCCAGCGCCTACGGccacggaaacggaaacggtgCAGGAGCCACCCAACAGCCAGGCGATGTACGAGCAGTCGGTGCTAGACAAGGAGAACTCGCTGATCAACAGCTTCTCCACAATGATCATCGATGAGAACGCCAAGAACCTGCAGCAAGTGAGCAACGGCAAGTTGCTGGTGGACTTCGAGGGCACCAATACTGTGCCGGCAGTGGCCAATGGCAATGGTCACATCGAGAATGTCAACAACAAGAA CGACATCAATCTGCTGCAGGACGCAGTTGGTCCGGTCGCCACCCAACTGATTGACCTGAGCATCGAGTCACAAGATCTTCACCTGAACAATAATAACAGCTTGCTGACGAGCACAGCGGCAACCACCACGCTAGTCACTGCTGATAGTCACGAGAATAAAG ATATATCGCTGCTGTGA
- the LOC128259187 gene encoding ensconsin isoform X14 produces MASLGGQHENISNNPEVENTSKRSESREGSAERKAHALAPEKISNCSAGATLHWFAQVGGQIGAKEDDSQASKDREEKLKYARDRQNEERHRKIEELRAQAEAAQRYREQKEEERRRRIEEIRVRDTEKRHQVEERKKAIFEAEKERREYILKKNQERESRIEVKRRDRNSIGFAFGSSTPRLLDVPADYGLVSPSAFWGQRRSTSISNVAGASLSRRSSERELADSGAKKRASSSTDRQDGSRSGNATPGGHFNSSRPGSAMSTSTNMSTSGLVPRRPATAPRKPRPASIAGTGMSLEEINKLKRDQKPPVKTTAASPSAQTTPKRTANLMSTSLIVTSSSSRLSSAEKKTPSKREPPVPKAASASKALPSRTASSERISRLSKEPKTKDNSAMTRSMIVTSSSSTTTTTKAAPAPAPAPAPVPVSAPAPEQNGMAKEVLLEKTAAEEPVPEAAPVPIEAPVAVPSVSKAEKEALNSEKTEEVVRQVEEEQTLLVEPVPEALIASINVEEKSDEGTEKETAKAQEQAAPKKPSRSKENSEVRELTPPEGADLMTASMMAKKITTEEEAKAALAERRRLAREEAERQAELERQRLEAERLAEIKAQEEEAERQRLFEEESTRLAEEQRRGEEERLRKAIEEAQQREEEEKRKREDEEKQRVEREEAEKKAKEEAEKQRVEVAERLKREEKEREERRKRVEAIMLRTRKGGAATTPSKDANDKAAPAASAPENNSSSNSSVSGSSNNSAEGSPSTADSTPAPTATETETVQEPPNSQAMYEQSVLDKENSLINSFSTMIIDENAKNLQQVSNGKLLVDFEGTNTVPAVANGNGHIENVNNKNDINLLQDAVGPVATQLIDLSIESQDLHLNNNNSLLTSTAATTTLVTADSHENKDISLL; encoded by the exons ATGGCGAGTCTTGGGGGTCAACACGAAAATATTTCGAATAATCCAGAAG TGGAAAACACATCCAAGCGATCCGAAAGTCGCGAGGGCAGTGCCGAGCGAAAAG CCCACGCACTCGCACCTGAAAAGATTTCAAACTGCAGCGCCGGCGCAACCTTGCATTGGTTCGCCCAGGTGGGCGGTCAAATCGGCGCTAAAGAAGACGACTCTCAAG CGTCCAAAGACCGCGAGGAGAAGCTGAAATATGCCCGCGATCGACAAAATGAGGAGCGGCACCGAAAGATCGAGGAGCTGCGCGCCCAAGCGGAGGCCGCCCAGCGGTATCGCGAACAAAAGGAGGAGGAGCGCCGACGGCGGATCGAGGAGATCCGCGTCCGGGACACAGAGAAGCGCCACCAGGTGGAGGAGCGCAAAAAGGCCATCTTCGAGGCCGAAAAGGAGCGTCGCGAGTATATTCTCAAAAAGAATCAG GAACGCGAATCCCGGATAGAAGTCAAAAGGCGGGACAGAAACTCAATCGGCTTCGCTTTTGGCTCCTCGACTCCCCGCCTGCTGGATGTGCCCGCGGATTATGGTCTGGTATCGCCCAGTGCCTTTTGGGGTCAGCGGAG ATCCACATCTATATCGAACGTAGCGGGCGCCTCGCTCTCACGTCGAAGTTCAGAGCGTGAACTTGCCGACAGTGGTGCTAAGAAGCGTGCCTCCTCCTCGACGGACAGACAAGATG GCTCGCGATCGGGAAATGCCACGCCCGGCGGACACTTCAATAGCTCAAGGCCCGGCAGCGCCATGTCCACATCGACGAACATGTCCACATCCGGGCTGGTGCCCAGGCGACCGGCCACGGCGCCCCGGAAACCGAGGCCCGCCAGCATCGCCGGAACGGGCATGTCACTCGAGG AGATCAACAAACTGAAGAGGGATCAAAAGCCGCCCGTGAAGACGACAGCCGCCTCGCCATCCGCACAAACGACACCCAAACGAACTGCAAACCTGATGTCCACCTCCCTGATCGTGACCTCCAGCTCATCGCGGCTGAGCAGTGCCGAGAAGAAGACGCCTTCAAAGCGG GAACCTCCGGTGCCCAAGGCGGCATCCGCTTCCAAGGCTCTGCCAAGTCGCACGGCCAGTTCGGAGCGCATCAGCCGGCTCAGCAAGGAGCCGAAAACCAAGGACAACTCTGCGATGACCAGGTCCATGATTGTCACCAGCAGCAGTTCCACCACAACCACCACAAAAGCGGCTCCTGCACCTGCACCTGCACCGGCACCCGTACCCGTTTCCGCCCCTGCTCCCGAGCAGAATGGCATGGCCAAGGAGGTGCTGCTTGAGAAGACGGCCGCAGAGGAGCCAGTTCCTGAGGCAGCACCAGTTCCTATCGAGGCTCCCGTTGCCGTTCCTTCGGTAAGCAAGGCCGAGAAGGAGGCTCTGAACTCGGAGAAAACGGAAGAAGTGGTGCGCcaggtggaggaggagcaaACTTTATTAGTGGAACCCGTGCCGGAGGCTCTGATAGCCTCAATTAATGTAGAGGAAAAGTCGGACGAGGGCACCGAAAAGGAGACAGCCAAGGCCCAGGAGCAGGCAGCGCCCAAGAAACCGTCGCGCAGCAAGGAGAACTCCGAGGTGCGGGAGCTGACGCCGCCGGAGGGCGCCGATCTGATGACCGCATCGATGATGGCCAAGAAGATCACGACCGAGGAGGAGGCCAAGGCCGCTTTGGCCGAGAGACGACGCCTGGCCCGCGAGGAGGCCGAACGACAGGCGGAATTAGAGCGCCAACGACTGGAAGCTGAACGCCTGGCAGAGATCAAGgcccaggaggaggaggccgaGCGCCAGCGCCTGTTCGAGGAGGAGTCCACTCGCCTGGCCGAGGAACAGCGCCGCGGCGAGGAGGAGCGTCTGCGCAAGGCCATCGAG GAAGCCCAGCAgcgcgaggaggaggagaaacGCAAGCGCGAGGATGAGGAGAAGCAGCGCGTGGAGCGCGAGGAGGCCGAGAAGAAGGCCAAGGAGGAGGCGGAGAAGCAGCGCGTCGAGGTGGCCGAGCGGCTCAAGCGGGAGGAGAAGGAGCGCGAGGAGCGCCGCAAGCGGGTGGAGGCCATCATGCTGCGCACCCGCAAGGGAGGAGCTGCCACCACACCCTCCAAG GACGCTAACGACAAGGCCGCTCCTGCCGCATCAGCTCCGGAGAAcaatagcagcagcaacagcagcgtcagtggcagcagcaacaactcgGCGGAGGGCTCGCCCAGCACTGCGGATTCCACGCCAGCGCCTACGGccacggaaacggaaacggtgCAGGAGCCACCCAACAGCCAGGCGATGTACGAGCAGTCGGTGCTAGACAAGGAGAACTCGCTGATCAACAGCTTCTCCACAATGATCATCGATGAGAACGCCAAGAACCTGCAGCAAGTGAGCAACGGCAAGTTGCTGGTGGACTTCGAGGGCACCAATACTGTGCCGGCAGTGGCCAATGGCAATGGTCACATCGAGAATGTCAACAACAAGAA CGACATCAATCTGCTGCAGGACGCAGTTGGTCCGGTCGCCACCCAACTGATTGACCTGAGCATCGAGTCACAAGATCTTCACCTGAACAATAATAACAGCTTGCTGACGAGCACAGCGGCAACCACCACGCTAGTCACTGCTGATAGTCACGAGAATAAAG ATATATCGCTGCTGTGA
- the LOC128259187 gene encoding ensconsin isoform X15 produces MASLGGQHENISNNPEVENTSKRSESREGSAERKASKDREEKLKYARDRQNEERHRKIEELRAQAEAAQRYREQKEEERRRRIEEIRVRDTEKRHQVEERKKAIFEAEKERREYILKKNQERESRIEVKRRDRNSIGFAFGSSTPRLLDVPADYGLVSPSAFWGQRRSTSISNVAGASLSRRSSERELADSGAKKRASSSTDRQDGSRSGNATPGGHFNSSRPGSAMSTSTNMSTSGLVPRRPATAPRKPRPASIAGTGMSLEEINKLKRDQKPPVKTTAASPSAQTTPKRTANLMSTSLIVTSSSSRLSSAEKKTPSKREPPVPKAASASKALPSRTASSERISRLSKEPKTKDNSAMTRSMIVTSSSSTTTTTKAAPAPAPAPAPVPVSAPAPEQNGMAKEVLLEKTAAEEPVPEAAPVPIEAPVAVPSVSKAEKEALNSEKTEEVVRQVEEEQTLLVEPVPEALIASINVEEKSDEGTEKETAKAQEQAAPKKPSRSKENSEVRELTPPEGADLMTASMMAKKITTEEEAKAALAERRRLAREEAERQAELERQRLEAERLAEIKAQEEEAERQRLFEEESTRLAEEQRRGEEERLRKAIEEAQQREEEEKRKREDEEKQRVEREEAEKKAKEEAEKQRVEVAERLKREEKEREERRKRVEAIMLRTRKGGAATTPSKDANDKAAPAASAPENNSSSNSSVSGSSNNSAEGSPSTADSTPAPTATETETVQEPPNSQAMYEQSVLDKENSLINSFSTMIIDENAKNLQQVSNGKLLVDFEGTNTVPAVANGNGHIENVNNKNDINLLQDAVGPVATQLIDLSIESQDLHLNNNNSLLTSTAATTTLVTADSHENKDISLL; encoded by the exons ATGGCGAGTCTTGGGGGTCAACACGAAAATATTTCGAATAATCCAGAAG TGGAAAACACATCCAAGCGATCCGAAAGTCGCGAGGGCAGTGCCGAGCGAAAAG CGTCCAAAGACCGCGAGGAGAAGCTGAAATATGCCCGCGATCGACAAAATGAGGAGCGGCACCGAAAGATCGAGGAGCTGCGCGCCCAAGCGGAGGCCGCCCAGCGGTATCGCGAACAAAAGGAGGAGGAGCGCCGACGGCGGATCGAGGAGATCCGCGTCCGGGACACAGAGAAGCGCCACCAGGTGGAGGAGCGCAAAAAGGCCATCTTCGAGGCCGAAAAGGAGCGTCGCGAGTATATTCTCAAAAAGAATCAG GAACGCGAATCCCGGATAGAAGTCAAAAGGCGGGACAGAAACTCAATCGGCTTCGCTTTTGGCTCCTCGACTCCCCGCCTGCTGGATGTGCCCGCGGATTATGGTCTGGTATCGCCCAGTGCCTTTTGGGGTCAGCGGAG ATCCACATCTATATCGAACGTAGCGGGCGCCTCGCTCTCACGTCGAAGTTCAGAGCGTGAACTTGCCGACAGTGGTGCTAAGAAGCGTGCCTCCTCCTCGACGGACAGACAAGATG GCTCGCGATCGGGAAATGCCACGCCCGGCGGACACTTCAATAGCTCAAGGCCCGGCAGCGCCATGTCCACATCGACGAACATGTCCACATCCGGGCTGGTGCCCAGGCGACCGGCCACGGCGCCCCGGAAACCGAGGCCCGCCAGCATCGCCGGAACGGGCATGTCACTCGAGG AGATCAACAAACTGAAGAGGGATCAAAAGCCGCCCGTGAAGACGACAGCCGCCTCGCCATCCGCACAAACGACACCCAAACGAACTGCAAACCTGATGTCCACCTCCCTGATCGTGACCTCCAGCTCATCGCGGCTGAGCAGTGCCGAGAAGAAGACGCCTTCAAAGCGG GAACCTCCGGTGCCCAAGGCGGCATCCGCTTCCAAGGCTCTGCCAAGTCGCACGGCCAGTTCGGAGCGCATCAGCCGGCTCAGCAAGGAGCCGAAAACCAAGGACAACTCTGCGATGACCAGGTCCATGATTGTCACCAGCAGCAGTTCCACCACAACCACCACAAAAGCGGCTCCTGCACCTGCACCTGCACCGGCACCCGTACCCGTTTCCGCCCCTGCTCCCGAGCAGAATGGCATGGCCAAGGAGGTGCTGCTTGAGAAGACGGCCGCAGAGGAGCCAGTTCCTGAGGCAGCACCAGTTCCTATCGAGGCTCCCGTTGCCGTTCCTTCGGTAAGCAAGGCCGAGAAGGAGGCTCTGAACTCGGAGAAAACGGAAGAAGTGGTGCGCcaggtggaggaggagcaaACTTTATTAGTGGAACCCGTGCCGGAGGCTCTGATAGCCTCAATTAATGTAGAGGAAAAGTCGGACGAGGGCACCGAAAAGGAGACAGCCAAGGCCCAGGAGCAGGCAGCGCCCAAGAAACCGTCGCGCAGCAAGGAGAACTCCGAGGTGCGGGAGCTGACGCCGCCGGAGGGCGCCGATCTGATGACCGCATCGATGATGGCCAAGAAGATCACGACCGAGGAGGAGGCCAAGGCCGCTTTGGCCGAGAGACGACGCCTGGCCCGCGAGGAGGCCGAACGACAGGCGGAATTAGAGCGCCAACGACTGGAAGCTGAACGCCTGGCAGAGATCAAGgcccaggaggaggaggccgaGCGCCAGCGCCTGTTCGAGGAGGAGTCCACTCGCCTGGCCGAGGAACAGCGCCGCGGCGAGGAGGAGCGTCTGCGCAAGGCCATCGAG GAAGCCCAGCAgcgcgaggaggaggagaaacGCAAGCGCGAGGATGAGGAGAAGCAGCGCGTGGAGCGCGAGGAGGCCGAGAAGAAGGCCAAGGAGGAGGCGGAGAAGCAGCGCGTCGAGGTGGCCGAGCGGCTCAAGCGGGAGGAGAAGGAGCGCGAGGAGCGCCGCAAGCGGGTGGAGGCCATCATGCTGCGCACCCGCAAGGGAGGAGCTGCCACCACACCCTCCAAG GACGCTAACGACAAGGCCGCTCCTGCCGCATCAGCTCCGGAGAAcaatagcagcagcaacagcagcgtcagtggcagcagcaacaactcgGCGGAGGGCTCGCCCAGCACTGCGGATTCCACGCCAGCGCCTACGGccacggaaacggaaacggtgCAGGAGCCACCCAACAGCCAGGCGATGTACGAGCAGTCGGTGCTAGACAAGGAGAACTCGCTGATCAACAGCTTCTCCACAATGATCATCGATGAGAACGCCAAGAACCTGCAGCAAGTGAGCAACGGCAAGTTGCTGGTGGACTTCGAGGGCACCAATACTGTGCCGGCAGTGGCCAATGGCAATGGTCACATCGAGAATGTCAACAACAAGAA CGACATCAATCTGCTGCAGGACGCAGTTGGTCCGGTCGCCACCCAACTGATTGACCTGAGCATCGAGTCACAAGATCTTCACCTGAACAATAATAACAGCTTGCTGACGAGCACAGCGGCAACCACCACGCTAGTCACTGCTGATAGTCACGAGAATAAAG ATATATCGCTGCTGTGA